The proteins below are encoded in one region of Streptomyces ficellus:
- a CDS encoding DUF3037 domain-containing protein, whose product MTDRDVFEYALLRVVPRVERGECFNAGVVVYCRAQGFVCARTHLDEAKLRALDPGADVAGVRAALRAVEGVCEGGEHAGQAGGDDAGRRFRWLIAPRSTVVQPGPVHTGLTTDPRGETERLLDLLVR is encoded by the coding sequence GTGACCGACCGGGACGTCTTCGAGTACGCGCTGCTGCGCGTCGTGCCGCGCGTCGAGCGCGGCGAGTGCTTCAACGCGGGCGTGGTGGTCTACTGCCGCGCCCAGGGCTTCGTGTGTGCCCGTACGCACCTCGACGAGGCGAAGCTGCGGGCGCTGGACCCCGGGGCCGACGTGGCCGGCGTCAGGGCCGCGCTGCGCGCCGTGGAGGGCGTCTGCGAGGGCGGCGAGCACGCGGGGCAGGCGGGCGGTGACGACGCCGGCCGGCGCTTCCGGTGGCTGATCGCGCCGCGCTCCACGGTCGTCCAGCCCGGCCCCGTGCACACCGGACTCACCACCGATCCCCGGGGCGAGACGGAGCGGCTGCTCGACCTGCTGGTGCGCTGA
- the fabG gene encoding 3-oxoacyl-ACP reductase FabG: MSTTEQRVAVVTGAARGIGAATAVRLAAEGRAVAVLDLDEAACKDTVEKITAAGGKAIAVGCDVSDSAQVEAAVARVATELGAPTILVNNAGVLRDNLLFKMSESDWDMVMNVHLKGAFLMAKACQKHMVDAGFGRIVSLSSSSALGNRGQANYSAVKAGLQGLTKTLAKELGKFGITANAVAPGFIVTEMTAQTAARVGMGFEEFQAAAATQIPVQRVGRPEDVANAIAFFAGDDAGFVSGQVMYVAGGPLN; this comes from the coding sequence ATGTCCACCACCGAGCAGCGCGTCGCCGTCGTGACCGGGGCCGCGCGGGGCATTGGCGCCGCCACCGCGGTCCGGCTCGCGGCCGAGGGCCGCGCCGTCGCCGTACTCGACCTCGACGAAGCCGCCTGCAAGGACACCGTCGAGAAGATCACCGCGGCGGGCGGCAAGGCCATCGCCGTCGGCTGCGACGTCTCCGACAGCGCCCAGGTGGAGGCGGCCGTCGCCCGCGTCGCCACCGAACTCGGCGCGCCGACGATCCTCGTCAACAACGCGGGCGTACTCCGCGACAACCTGCTCTTCAAGATGAGCGAGTCCGACTGGGACATGGTCATGAACGTGCACCTCAAGGGCGCGTTCCTGATGGCCAAGGCCTGCCAGAAGCACATGGTCGACGCGGGCTTCGGCCGGATCGTCAGCCTCTCCTCGTCCTCGGCGCTCGGAAACCGCGGCCAGGCCAACTACTCCGCCGTCAAGGCCGGTCTCCAGGGCCTCACCAAGACCCTCGCCAAGGAGCTGGGCAAGTTCGGCATCACGGCCAACGCCGTGGCGCCCGGCTTCATCGTCACCGAGATGACCGCGCAGACCGCCGCGCGCGTGGGCATGGGCTTCGAGGAATTCCAGGCCGCGGCCGCCACCCAGATCCCCGTCCAGCGCGTGGGCCGTCCCGAGGACGTCGCCAACGCGATCGCGTTCTTCGCCGGCGACGACGCCGGCTTCGTCTCCGGCCAGGTCATGTACGTGGCCGGCGGCCCCCTCAACTAA
- a CDS encoding SDR family oxidoreductase, whose protein sequence is MTVTELPPPSGKVALVTGASRGIGYGVAEALVARGDRVCITGRGEEALKEAVDRLGADRVIGVAGKAHDEAHQALAVDRAMEAFGRVDYLINNAGTNPVFGPMADMDLNVARKVYETNVISALGFAQRTWHAWQKDNGGAIVNIASVAGIAPSPFIGAYGMSKAAMVNLTLQLAHEFAPRVRVNAIAPAVVKTKFAQALYEGREEEAAAAYPLGRLGVPEDIGGAAAFLTSGQSDWITGQTLVVDGGIFLNAGVG, encoded by the coding sequence ATGACCGTAACGGAACTGCCCCCGCCGTCCGGCAAGGTCGCCCTCGTCACGGGCGCCAGCCGGGGAATCGGCTACGGCGTGGCGGAGGCGCTCGTCGCCCGCGGCGACCGCGTCTGCATCACCGGCCGCGGCGAGGAGGCGCTCAAGGAGGCGGTCGACAGGCTCGGCGCCGACCGCGTGATCGGCGTCGCCGGCAAGGCCCATGACGAGGCGCACCAGGCGCTCGCCGTGGACCGGGCCATGGAGGCCTTCGGCCGCGTCGACTACCTGATCAACAACGCCGGGACGAACCCGGTCTTCGGCCCGATGGCCGACATGGACCTGAACGTCGCGCGGAAGGTCTACGAGACCAACGTGATCTCGGCGCTCGGGTTCGCGCAGCGGACCTGGCACGCGTGGCAGAAGGACAACGGCGGTGCGATCGTGAACATCGCGTCGGTGGCCGGAATCGCCCCCTCGCCCTTCATCGGCGCGTACGGCATGAGCAAGGCCGCCATGGTCAATCTGACCCTCCAGCTGGCCCACGAATTCGCCCCCCGGGTGCGGGTCAACGCGATCGCCCCGGCGGTCGTGAAGACGAAATTCGCCCAGGCCCTGTACGAGGGCCGGGAAGAGGAGGCCGCGGCCGCCTATCCGCTCGGCAGGCTCGGCGTGCCCGAGGACATCGGCGGGGCCGCCGCATTCCTCACCTCCGGCCAGTCGGACTGGATCACCGGCCAGACCCTGGTGGTCGACGGCGGAATTTTCCTCAATGCCGGAGTCGGCTGA
- a CDS encoding ABC transporter substrate-binding protein: MFNRTSLQAAAALASISLLAGCGLFSGDDADGENKIVVGTTSAPSTLDPAAAWDGSWELYRNVFQTLLSFPTGSATPQPDAAECKFTDTVSKVFECRLKEGLAFSDGGKLDARAVKHSIDRIRTINAKGGPGPLLGSLDKIVTSGDRTVTFHLKEPDATFPYILATPAMSIVPPEKYPADALREDGKLTGSGPYVLNSYQEGAEAELTRNQTYKGFANRKNDAVTIRYFKESEAMVGALRKKEIDATYRGLTAEEVVQLQEKKPENEGLQLVESTGADIRYLVFNAQAPGVSKLAVRQAIAQVVDRDALVAKVYQGTAEPLYSMVPKGIAGHTTAFYDRYGDPDVDKAEKLLDEAGVDGPVALTLWYTTDRYGSGTAAEFAELKRQLEASKLFRVTLQGKPWNEFQAGYQKGEYPAFGRGWFPDFPDPDNFIAPFVGKENVLSTPYVRPEITDQLLPKSRKVSDRGAVTEEFEKAQEILVDDVRLLPLWQGKLYIAASEEIAGGERALDPQTVMQMWELQRKTSW, translated from the coding sequence GTGTTCAACCGGACCAGTCTGCAGGCGGCTGCAGCCCTTGCGTCCATATCCCTGCTGGCGGGATGCGGCCTCTTCTCGGGGGATGACGCCGATGGGGAGAACAAGATCGTGGTCGGTACGACGAGCGCACCGAGCACGCTCGATCCCGCCGCCGCCTGGGACGGCTCCTGGGAGCTGTACCGGAATGTCTTCCAGACCCTCCTGAGCTTTCCCACCGGAAGCGCGACTCCTCAGCCCGACGCGGCCGAGTGCAAATTCACCGACACGGTGAGCAAAGTCTTCGAATGCCGGCTCAAGGAAGGGCTCGCCTTTTCCGACGGCGGCAAGCTCGACGCCCGGGCCGTGAAGCACTCGATCGACCGGATCCGCACCATCAACGCCAAGGGTGGCCCCGGGCCGCTCCTCGGGTCGCTCGACAAGATCGTGACCAGTGGCGACCGCACGGTGACGTTCCACCTGAAGGAACCCGACGCCACCTTCCCGTACATCCTCGCCACACCCGCCATGTCCATCGTCCCGCCCGAGAAGTACCCGGCGGACGCGCTGCGCGAGGACGGCAAGCTCACCGGCTCCGGCCCGTACGTCCTGAACTCCTATCAGGAGGGCGCCGAGGCCGAGCTCACCAGGAACCAGACGTACAAGGGCTTCGCCAACCGCAAGAACGACGCCGTCACCATCCGGTACTTCAAGGAGTCCGAGGCGATGGTGGGCGCCCTGCGGAAGAAGGAGATCGACGCCACCTACCGCGGTCTGACCGCGGAGGAGGTCGTCCAGCTCCAGGAGAAGAAGCCCGAGAACGAGGGGCTCCAGCTGGTCGAGTCGACCGGCGCCGACATCCGCTACCTGGTGTTCAACGCCCAGGCGCCGGGCGTGAGCAAGCTCGCCGTCCGCCAGGCGATCGCCCAGGTCGTCGACCGGGACGCGCTGGTCGCCAAGGTCTACCAGGGCACCGCCGAGCCCCTGTACTCGATGGTCCCCAAGGGCATCGCCGGGCACACGACCGCCTTCTACGACCGGTACGGCGACCCGGACGTCGACAAGGCCGAGAAGCTGCTGGACGAGGCCGGTGTCGACGGGCCGGTGGCACTGACCCTCTGGTACACCACGGACCGCTACGGCTCCGGCACCGCGGCCGAGTTCGCGGAGCTCAAGCGGCAGCTCGAAGCGTCGAAACTGTTCCGCGTCACGCTCCAGGGCAAGCCGTGGAACGAGTTCCAGGCGGGCTACCAGAAGGGCGAGTACCCGGCCTTCGGGCGAGGCTGGTTCCCGGACTTCCCGGACCCGGACAACTTCATCGCCCCGTTCGTCGGCAAGGAGAACGTGCTGTCCACGCCGTACGTCCGGCCGGAGATCACCGACCAGTTGCTGCCCAAGTCCCGCAAGGTCAGCGACCGGGGAGCGGTCACGGAGGAGTTCGAGAAGGCGCAGGAGATCCTCGTGGACGACGTCCGGCTGCTGCCCCTGTGGCAGGGCAAGCTCTACATCGCCGCGAGCGAGGAGATCGCCGGCGGCGAGCGTGCGCTGGACCCGCAGACGGTCATGCAGATGTGGGAGCTGCAGCGCAAGACCAGCTGGTAG
- the ung gene encoding uracil-DNA glycosylase: MTDTDMLPESWRGVLGDELQKPYFQQLTEFVEEERAKGPVYPPREEVFAALDATPYDKVKVLVLGQDPYHGEGQGHGLCFSVRPGVKTPPSLRNIYKEMQEELGHPVPDNGYLMPWAQQGVLLLNAVLTVRAGEPNSHKGKGWEKFTDAVIRAVDARPDPVVFVLWGNYAQKKLPLIDETRHVVVKGAHPSPLSAKKFFGSRPFTQIDKAVADQGHAPIDWRVPNLG, from the coding sequence GTGACCGACACCGACATGCTGCCCGAGTCCTGGCGCGGCGTCCTCGGCGACGAGCTGCAGAAGCCGTACTTCCAGCAGCTCACCGAGTTCGTCGAGGAGGAGCGGGCCAAGGGGCCGGTCTACCCCCCGCGCGAAGAGGTGTTCGCCGCGCTCGACGCCACCCCGTACGACAAGGTCAAGGTCCTCGTCCTCGGCCAGGACCCGTACCACGGGGAGGGGCAGGGACACGGCCTGTGCTTCTCCGTGCGGCCCGGTGTGAAGACGCCGCCGTCGCTGCGCAACATCTACAAGGAGATGCAGGAGGAGCTGGGGCACCCGGTGCCGGACAACGGCTACCTGATGCCGTGGGCCCAGCAGGGTGTCCTGCTCCTCAACGCGGTGCTGACCGTCCGGGCCGGTGAGCCGAACTCCCACAAGGGCAAGGGCTGGGAGAAGTTCACCGACGCTGTGATCCGCGCCGTCGACGCCCGGCCCGACCCGGTCGTCTTCGTGCTGTGGGGCAACTACGCACAGAAGAAGCTGCCGCTGATCGACGAGACGCGCCACGTGGTGGTCAAGGGCGCGCACCCCTCGCCGCTCTCCGCGAAGAAGTTCTTCGGCTCCCGTCCGTTCACCCAGATCGACAAGGCCGTCGCCGACCAGGGGCACGCCCCCATCGACTGGCGCGTCCCGAACCTCGGCTGA